In a genomic window of Thermodesulfobium sp. 4217-1:
- a CDS encoding metal-dependent transcriptional regulator — protein sequence MDKPCIDEGCIKDSHSELSPSLENYLRTIFDIDQSKGIARVRDLAKQLKVKTPSVVAAIESLKNKDLVTQEKYGHVELTNKGKILAQNLSKRKNTIVNFLVRILRIEENLAQQDACLLEHDFSQSTFRKMERMISFIEMLEKNHPDIFDEFKKFIFDSGERYVVHETKSLFELQDNEEAIVVHINLDQISKEKLAILDLKRGCNIKRVQSFKDIVNFQIEDNFIALTSKECKNIYCKTI from the coding sequence GTGGATAAGCCCTGTATAGATGAAGGTTGTATAAAAGATAGCCACTCAGAATTATCGCCCAGCCTGGAAAACTATCTGAGAACTATATTCGACATAGATCAATCAAAAGGCATTGCCAGAGTGAGAGACCTTGCAAAGCAGCTAAAGGTAAAAACCCCCTCTGTGGTTGCAGCCATCGAATCTCTGAAGAACAAAGACCTGGTAACCCAGGAAAAGTATGGTCACGTAGAACTTACAAATAAAGGTAAAATTCTTGCACAGAATCTCTCAAAAAGGAAGAATACGATAGTAAATTTTCTGGTCAGAATTTTAAGGATTGAAGAGAACTTAGCCCAACAAGATGCCTGTCTGTTAGAACATGATTTTAGCCAAAGCACCTTTAGAAAAATGGAAAGGATGATTTCTTTTATAGAAATGCTTGAAAAAAATCATCCTGATATCTTCGACGAGTTTAAGAAGTTTATTTTTGATTCAGGTGAAAGATATGTAGTACACGAAACCAAGAGCCTGTTTGAGTTACAAGACAATGAAGAGGCCATAGTGGTTCACATAAATCTTGACCAGATTAGCAAGGAAAAACTGGCAATATTGGATCTGAAAAGGGGTTGTAATATAAAAAGGGTGCAATCCTTTAAAGATATAGTAAATTTTCAGATTGAAGATAACTTTATAGCTCTCACATCAAAAGAGTGTAAAAATATTTATTGCAAAACGATATAA
- a CDS encoding type II toxin-antitoxin system prevent-host-death family antitoxin: METIFYSKARSKLAKIMDKVTTDHTPITIVRRKKGNVVLISEENLRSYEETAYLLKSINNATRLHESTQGLLENKGEKHNLME, from the coding sequence ATGGAAACAATATTTTATTCTAAAGCCAGATCTAAATTAGCAAAAATAATGGACAAAGTTACAACAGACCATACGCCAATAACTATAGTTCGTAGAAAAAAGGGCAATGTCGTTTTGATATCTGAAGAGAATTTACGCTCATACGAAGAAACCGCTTACTTGTTAAAAAGCATTAATAACGCAACAAGGTTGCATGAGTCTACTCAGGGATTACTGGAAAACAAAGGCGAAAAGCATAACTTGATGGAATAA